One genomic window of Bartonella sp. HY038 includes the following:
- a CDS encoding YbaN family protein: MRYVYLTIGFIFVALGFIGVWLPVMPTVPFLIVAAWCFSRSSPRFSRWLYNQPVFGPMIRDWEERGAINPKAKIIAAVSMVVGFGMFYFLVKPDLLWLIIVAVIFIASAAFVLSRPNR; the protein is encoded by the coding sequence ATGCGCTATGTTTATTTAACCATTGGTTTTATATTTGTTGCATTGGGGTTTATTGGCGTTTGGCTTCCTGTTATGCCAACGGTGCCATTTTTAATCGTTGCAGCTTGGTGCTTTTCACGCTCATCACCACGTTTTAGCCGCTGGCTTTACAACCAACCTGTGTTTGGCCCCATGATTCGTGATTGGGAAGAGCGTGGTGCGATCAATCCAAAAGCTAAAATTATAGCCGCAGTGAGCATGGTGGTTGGCTTTGGCATGTTTTATTTTTTAGTAAAACCAGATTTACTTTGGCTAATTATTGTCGCAGTTATTTTTATCGCAAGCGCGGCTTTCGTTTTGTCGCGGCCAAATCGTTAA